A stretch of Deinococcus roseus DNA encodes these proteins:
- a CDS encoding cold-shock protein, giving the protein MASGKVKWFNAEKGFGFISHEGQPDLFAHFSAIKSTGFKKLNEGDEVEFDVEPGQNGKGPQAKNIVVTKAAPEGSYDSRPQRQSRW; this is encoded by the coding sequence ATGGCTTCAGGAAAAGTAAAGTGGTTCAACGCAGAAAAAGGTTTCGGATTTATTTCACACGAAGGGCAACCTGATTTGTTCGCCCACTTCAGTGCCATCAAGAGCACTGGCTTCAAAAAACTCAACGAAGGCGACGAAGTTGAATTTGATGTGGAACCCGGCCAGAACGGCAAAGGCCCCCAGGCCAAAAACATCGTGGTCACCAAAGCTGCACCCGAAGGCTCCTACGACAGCCGTCCCCAGCGTCAAAGCCGCTGGTAA
- a CDS encoding DUF1345 domain-containing protein: MTSSFFHPKNPFLGARMAVLLIIGVQVLSNDQILIGGRYLMPVLELVLFLCVTFVHHSHWKAHLRDQKHPRGFLDNNVTVLTVLLVFLLLTVNSLSLRSLLLHLLNASDATGKTLLSDAFLIWINNLVIFALLYWELDRGGPWLRVTGKERLPDFQFTQMSDAQSRWKPNFTDYVFLAFTNATAFSPTDTLPLTPRAKWLMMVQAMLSFVTVAIVAARAVNILG, encoded by the coding sequence ATGACCTCCTCGTTCTTTCACCCCAAAAATCCTTTTCTGGGGGCCAGAATGGCTGTCCTGCTGATCATTGGGGTGCAGGTGCTTTCAAACGACCAGATCCTGATTGGGGGCCGCTACCTGATGCCTGTGCTGGAACTGGTGTTGTTTCTGTGTGTGACTTTTGTGCACCACAGCCACTGGAAGGCCCACTTGCGGGATCAAAAGCACCCGCGCGGGTTTCTGGACAACAACGTCACGGTGCTGACTGTGCTGCTGGTCTTTTTGTTGCTGACTGTGAACTCTCTTTCTTTGCGCTCACTTTTGCTGCACTTGCTGAATGCCTCTGATGCCACCGGAAAAACCCTGCTGTCCGATGCGTTCCTGATCTGGATCAACAACCTGGTGATTTTTGCCCTGCTGTACTGGGAACTGGACCGGGGAGGTCCCTGGCTGAGGGTCACCGGAAAAGAGCGCCTTCCAGATTTTCAATTCACCCAGATGTCGGATGCCCAGAGCCGCTGGAAGCCCAACTTCACCGATTACGTGTTTCTGGCTTTCACCAATGCCACGGCATTTTCTCCTACGGACACCCTGCCCCTGACCCCCAGGGCCAAATGGCTGATGATGGTGCAGGCCATGCTGTCTTTTGTGACCGTGGCCATTGTGGCTGCCAGGGCCGTGAACATCCTGGGTTGA
- the cysW gene encoding sulfate ABC transporter permease subunit CysW translates to MSLTPVPSPSKTQQDPLWIKWTLMLLMFLFLGLFLLLPLVAVFYEAFKQGWSLYVESLIDRDALAAIRLTLLTVLIVVPLNTLFGITAAWLVSKYQFWGKGLLLTLIDLPLAVSPVISGLIYVLLFGRQGWLGPWLSEHDIKIIFAVPGIVLATTFVTFSFVARELIPVMQAQGTEEEEASIILGATGWQTFFRVTLPNIKWGLLYGVIMCNARAMGEFGAVSVVSGHIRGLTNTTPLHVEILYNEYKSSAAFAVASLLTVLALITLFLKSFIEGRTHQKGSK, encoded by the coding sequence ATGAGCCTCACCCCTGTCCCCTCTCCATCCAAAACCCAGCAGGATCCGCTCTGGATCAAATGGACCCTGATGCTGCTGATGTTCCTCTTTCTGGGCCTGTTCCTGCTGCTGCCCCTGGTCGCGGTGTTCTACGAGGCCTTCAAACAGGGCTGGTCCCTGTACGTGGAGTCCCTGATTGACCGCGACGCCCTGGCCGCCATCCGACTGACCCTGCTTACCGTGCTGATTGTGGTTCCCCTCAACACCCTTTTTGGGATCACAGCAGCATGGCTGGTCAGCAAATACCAGTTCTGGGGCAAAGGACTGCTGCTCACCCTGATTGATTTGCCCCTGGCGGTCTCTCCGGTGATTTCGGGCCTGATTTACGTGCTGCTGTTCGGACGGCAGGGCTGGCTTGGCCCCTGGCTCAGCGAGCATGACATCAAGATCATCTTCGCAGTTCCGGGCATCGTGCTGGCCACCACTTTCGTGACCTTCTCCTTTGTGGCCCGTGAACTGATCCCGGTGATGCAGGCCCAGGGCACCGAGGAAGAAGAAGCCTCCATCATCCTGGGGGCCACCGGATGGCAGACCTTTTTCAGGGTCACCCTTCCCAACATCAAATGGGGCCTGCTGTACGGGGTGATCATGTGCAATGCGCGTGCGATGGGTGAATTTGGAGCGGTTTCGGTGGTGTCCGGGCACATCCGGGGCCTCACCAACACCACGCCCCTGCACGTGGAAATTCTTTACAACGAATACAAGAGCAGTGCCGCTTTTGCCGTGGCCTCTTTGCTGACCGTGCTGGCCCTGATCACACTGTTCCTGAAAAGCTTCATTGAAGGCCGCACCCACCAGAAAGGATCAAAATGA
- a CDS encoding sulfate/molybdate ABC transporter ATP-binding protein codes for MSIHIQNVSKTYGQTRVLNNISLDIPSGELVALLGPSGSGKTTLLRIIAGLEQPDTGRVLLSGQDATDQNVRDREVGFVFQHYALFRHMTVFENVAFGLKVKPRSQRPDGLIIKKEVQRLLKLVQLDWAAERYPAQLSGGQRQRVALARALAVQPRVLLLDEPFGALDAKVREELRTWLRRLHEEIHVTSVFVTHDQQEALEVASQVVVFNEGHIEQVGSPETVYDKPATPFVYHFLGRSNTFSARGQNGFVRPHEFEVAAEPAGPDFREGRIRHIHLIGPLARLEVEDVHGESTLEVELPRTHFKTLGLTPQSSLFFRPEQLTVFD; via the coding sequence ATGAGCATCCACATTCAGAATGTCAGCAAAACCTACGGACAGACCCGTGTGCTGAACAACATCAGCCTGGACATCCCCAGCGGAGAACTGGTGGCCCTGCTGGGACCCTCTGGCAGCGGAAAAACCACCCTGCTGAGGATCATTGCAGGTCTGGAACAACCCGACACCGGAAGGGTGCTGCTGTCCGGGCAGGATGCCACCGACCAGAACGTGCGGGACCGCGAAGTGGGTTTTGTGTTCCAGCATTACGCCCTGTTCAGGCACATGACCGTGTTTGAAAACGTGGCCTTTGGTCTGAAAGTGAAACCCCGTTCCCAGCGTCCTGATGGGCTGATTATCAAAAAAGAAGTGCAGCGCCTGCTGAAACTGGTGCAGCTGGACTGGGCTGCAGAACGCTATCCTGCGCAGCTTTCGGGTGGGCAAAGGCAGCGTGTTGCCCTGGCCCGTGCACTGGCCGTGCAACCCAGAGTCCTGCTGCTGGACGAACCTTTCGGGGCACTGGATGCCAAAGTGCGGGAAGAACTGCGCACCTGGCTCAGACGCCTGCACGAGGAAATCCACGTCACCAGCGTTTTCGTGACCCATGACCAGCAAGAAGCCCTGGAAGTCGCCAGTCAGGTGGTGGTGTTCAACGAGGGTCACATTGAGCAGGTGGGCAGCCCGGAAACTGTTTACGACAAACCCGCCACCCCCTTTGTGTACCACTTCCTCGGGCGTTCCAACACCTTTTCCGCCAGAGGTCAGAACGGCTTTGTGCGCCCCCACGAATTCGAGGTGGCAGCAGAACCCGCTGGACCGGATTTTCGGGAAGGCCGCATCCGGCACATCCACCTGATTGGTCCTCTGGCCCGTCTGGAAGTGGAGGACGTGCACGGAGAAAGCACCCTGGAAGTGGAACTTCCCCGAACGCACTTCAAGACCCTTGGCCTCACCCCACAAAGCAGCCTGTTTTTCAGGCCTGAGCAGCTTACGGTTTTTGATTGA
- a CDS encoding DinB family protein produces MTEPDSIFLIQEQAGYTPKIGLLVSMLQNSRHHLLRAVRDLSEAELDAKPLGATNTIGALLAHLNAAETMFQRMTFEGRRFAEHEGALEADFRLQNSDQPRHQPLAHHLETLAATRAKTLQGFQERDDAWLEHRTTFFGQPANWHYYWFHYLQDEVRHTGQITLIRKHLLPEAQKCFNPYSLG; encoded by the coding sequence ATGACAGAACCAGACAGCATCTTTCTGATTCAGGAACAGGCAGGGTACACCCCCAAAATCGGCTTGCTGGTCAGCATGCTGCAAAATTCCAGGCATCACTTGCTCAGGGCTGTTCGGGACCTGTCAGAAGCAGAACTGGATGCCAAACCTCTGGGAGCCACCAACACCATTGGTGCCCTGCTCGCCCACCTGAATGCTGCAGAAACCATGTTCCAGCGCATGACCTTTGAAGGCAGGCGTTTCGCAGAACATGAAGGCGCTCTGGAAGCCGATTTCAGATTGCAAAACAGCGACCAGCCCAGACACCAGCCTCTGGCCCATCATCTGGAAACCCTGGCAGCCACCAGAGCAAAAACCCTGCAGGGCTTTCAGGAGCGGGACGATGCATGGCTGGAGCACCGCACCACTTTTTTTGGACAGCCTGCCAACTGGCATTACTACTGGTTCCATTACCTGCAAGACGAGGTGCGCCACACCGGGCAAATCACCCTGATTCGCAAGCACCTGCTGCCTGAGGCCCAGAAGTGCTTCAATCCTTACAGTCTGGGCTGA
- the cysT gene encoding sulfate ABC transporter permease subunit CysT, with protein MTTALPSSKKSSRRVIPGFHFTLYFTLIYLLLIVLVPLGGLFVKTASLSWSQFWEVVLSARVLASFRVTFGSALVASLINIVFGLITAWVLVRYHFWGKRIVDAFIDLPFALPTAVAGITLTSLLAPNGWVGQYLAPLGIKAAYSQLGIVLALTFIGLPFVVRSVQPVLEALSKDTEEAAESLGASRGQVFFRVILPEILPAVLTGFTLAFARTVGEYGSVIFISGNMPMQTEIIPLLIVSKLEQYDYSGATAIASVMLVVSFVLLLLSNFLQARAARKLGAA; from the coding sequence ATGACCACTGCTCTTCCCTCTTCGAAAAAAAGCAGCAGACGGGTGATTCCAGGCTTTCACTTCACCCTGTATTTCACCCTGATCTATTTGCTGCTGATCGTCCTGGTCCCCCTCGGGGGACTTTTTGTCAAAACCGCAAGCTTAAGCTGGTCGCAGTTCTGGGAGGTGGTGCTCTCTGCGCGGGTTCTGGCCTCTTTCCGGGTGACTTTTGGCAGTGCGCTGGTCGCCTCGCTGATCAACATCGTGTTTGGCCTGATCACCGCCTGGGTGCTGGTGCGCTACCACTTCTGGGGAAAACGCATTGTGGACGCATTCATTGACCTGCCTTTCGCCTTGCCCACCGCTGTGGCAGGCATCACGCTCACCTCTCTGCTGGCTCCCAATGGCTGGGTGGGGCAGTACCTGGCCCCTCTGGGCATCAAGGCTGCGTACAGCCAGCTTGGCATTGTATTGGCCCTGACCTTCATTGGCCTGCCTTTCGTGGTGCGCAGCGTGCAACCTGTGCTGGAAGCGCTCAGCAAGGACACCGAGGAGGCCGCTGAGAGCCTGGGGGCTTCCCGTGGACAGGTGTTCTTCCGGGTGATCCTGCCCGAGATCCTGCCTGCTGTGCTGACCGGATTTACGCTGGCCTTTGCCCGCACCGTGGGCGAGTACGGCTCGGTGATCTTCATTTCCGGGAACATGCCCATGCAGACGGAAATCATTCCACTCCTCATCGTGTCCAAACTGGAACAGTACGACTACAGCGGAGCCACCGCCATTGCCAGTGTGATGCTGGTTGTCTCCTTTGTGCTGCTGCTGCTCAGCAACTTCCTGCAGGCCAGGGCCGCCCGAAAACTGGGTGCAGCATGA
- a CDS encoding sulfate ABC transporter substrate-binding protein produces MPKKTALLTVFLASSALAAGTTLLNVSYDPTRELYQDINAAFAKKWKAQTGQDLTLNQSHGGSGAQARSVIDGLEADVVTLALSYDIDSIADKAKLLPENWQSRLAYNSSPYTSTIVFLVRKGNPKNIKDWDDLTKNGVQVITPNPKTSGGARWNFLGAWGYALKKYKTEAKAKDFVQKIYKNVPVLDSGARGSTTTFVERGIGDVLIAWENEALLATKQLGEGKFEIVAPSLSILAEPPVTWVDKNVEKHGTQKLAKAYLEFLYSAEGQEIAAKNYYRPRSKTVAAKYDAQFPRVKLFTLQSVFGNWRDTQKKYFNDGGVFDQIYQK; encoded by the coding sequence ATGCCTAAAAAAACCGCACTTCTGACCGTTTTCCTGGCTTCCAGCGCTCTGGCCGCAGGCACCACCCTGCTCAATGTTTCTTATGACCCCACCAGAGAGCTGTACCAGGACATCAATGCTGCTTTTGCCAAAAAATGGAAGGCCCAGACCGGGCAGGACCTCACCCTCAACCAGTCCCACGGGGGCAGCGGCGCACAGGCCCGTTCCGTGATTGATGGTCTGGAAGCCGATGTGGTCACCCTTGCCCTCTCTTATGATATCGACTCCATTGCAGACAAGGCCAAACTGCTTCCCGAAAACTGGCAGTCCCGACTGGCCTACAACAGCTCTCCCTACACCTCCACCATCGTGTTCCTGGTGCGCAAAGGCAACCCCAAGAACATCAAAGACTGGGATGACCTGACCAAAAACGGCGTGCAGGTGATCACCCCCAACCCCAAAACCTCTGGCGGTGCCCGCTGGAACTTCCTGGGTGCATGGGGCTATGCCCTGAAGAAGTACAAGACCGAAGCCAAAGCCAAAGACTTCGTGCAGAAGATCTACAAGAACGTGCCCGTGCTGGATTCTGGAGCCCGTGGCAGCACCACCACCTTCGTGGAACGTGGCATCGGGGATGTTTTGATCGCCTGGGAAAACGAAGCCCTGCTGGCCACCAAACAACTGGGAGAGGGCAAATTTGAAATTGTGGCTCCTTCCCTGAGCATTCTGGCCGAGCCTCCTGTCACCTGGGTGGACAAGAACGTGGAAAAACACGGCACCCAGAAACTGGCCAAGGCTTACCTGGAATTCCTGTACTCCGCAGAAGGCCAGGAAATCGCAGCCAAAAATTACTACCGCCCCAGAAGCAAAACCGTTGCTGCCAAATACGATGCACAGTTCCCCAGAGTGAAGCTGTTCACCTTGCAGAGCGTGTTCGGCAACTGGCGTGACACCCAGAAGAAGTACTTCAACGATGGTGGCGTGTTCGACCAGATTTACCAGAAGTAA
- a CDS encoding RBBP9/YdeN family alpha/beta hydrolase — protein sequence MTDFDVLILPGWNNSGENHWQTHWERQNPHFKRVQQRNWAQPVRSHWVEALEAQIQQARRPVILVGHSLGCITIAHWARIRETRVAGALLVAPADVERRKAPHPLRNFAPIPRNSLPFPSVVVSSSNDPTCTADKARELALSWGSQYLLLGDLGHINADSGLGSWPEGQKILHDLTQLARLVQKSPHWDLAHEVQPLPHLNG from the coding sequence ATGACCGATTTCGATGTGCTGATTCTCCCTGGCTGGAACAACAGCGGTGAAAACCACTGGCAGACCCACTGGGAAAGGCAGAACCCCCATTTCAAACGGGTTCAGCAACGGAACTGGGCACAACCCGTGCGCTCGCACTGGGTGGAAGCCCTGGAAGCCCAGATCCAGCAGGCCAGACGGCCCGTGATCCTGGTGGGGCACAGTCTGGGCTGCATCACCATTGCGCACTGGGCCAGAATCCGCGAAACCCGTGTGGCAGGCGCACTCCTGGTCGCCCCGGCCGATGTGGAGCGCCGCAAGGCCCCCCACCCCCTGAGGAATTTTGCCCCCATCCCCAGAAACTCCCTGCCCTTTCCCAGTGTGGTGGTGTCCAGCAGCAACGACCCCACCTGCACCGCAGACAAAGCCCGGGAACTGGCCCTCTCCTGGGGAAGCCAGTACCTGCTGCTGGGCGACCTTGGGCACATCAATGCAGACAGCGGTCTGGGAAGCTGGCCTGAAGGGCAGAAAATCCTGCACGACCTGACGCAACTGGCCCGTCTGGTGCAGAAAAGCCCGCACTGGGACCTGGCCCATGAGGTGCAGCCCCTGCCACATTTGAACGGGTGA